From the Cryptomeria japonica chromosome 2, Sugi_1.0, whole genome shotgun sequence genome, one window contains:
- the LOC131047385 gene encoding GATA transcription factor 6-like encodes MDLELETSFFSYFNSDDSTGEASTIADDLFVEFPMADDLFELSDNIIGATIWDSTSEQLLFNNNGIDSSSASLAQLNSEIFQFSTLEEEDTVVQWLREFEEKEVEKMKKEVFSMVIPRRKRSKRRGVEKAKSKRATIRRCMHCATHKTPQWRQGPMGPKTLCNACGVRYRSGSLYPEYRPANSPTFVSCIHSNSHKKVVQMRAANNPQHPLSASSPASAAPH; translated from the exons ATGGATTTGGAATTGGAGACCAGTTTTTTTTCTTATTTCAACTCTGATGATTCCACTGGTGAGGCCTCTACTATAGCAGATGACTTATTTGTGGAGTTTCCAATGGCGGATGATTTATTCGAGCTTTCTGACAACATCATAGGAGCCACCATTTGGGATAGCACGTCAGAGCAGCTTCTCTTCAATAACAATGGCATCGATTCTTCCAGCGCTTCTCTTGCCCAACTTAACTCAGAGATTTTTCAATTTTCAACA CTGGAAGAGGAGGACACAGTGGTGCAATGGCTGCGTGAGTTTGAAGAGAAGGAAGTggagaaaatgaagaaagaagtaTTCAGTATGGTTATACCAAGACGCAAGCGCAGCAAGAGAAGAGGGGTGGAAAAGGCGAAGAGTAAGAGGGCAACCATTAGGAGATGCATGCATTGCGCAACGCACAAAACCCCGCAGTGGAGACAGGGGCCGATGGGCCCAAAAACACTGTGTAATGCTTGTGGTGTTCGGTACAGGTCTGGGAGCTTGTATCCAGAGTATAGACCGGCAAATAGCCCAACTTTTGTGAGCTGCATCCATTCTAATTCCCACAAAAAAGTGGTGCAGATGCGTGCTGCTAACAACCCACAACATCCTTTGTCAGCTTCTTCTCCTGCTTCTGCTGCCCCCCATTAA